From a region of the Coprococcus comes ATCC 27758 genome:
- a CDS encoding carbohydrate ABC transporter permease, which produces MKQRKFLKTATPYLFIMPWIIGFLVFTIGPLILSLIMSFFDWPLTTAPTFRGLGNYIDMFTKDKQFWKSLIISLKYAAIFVPLNMIIALFLAMLITQPVKGVKVFRTIFYIPAVISGVAVSIIWGWILNGDYGVLNYLLSLLGIKGPKWLVDPAWALLAVIIASAFGVGTMMLIFYTDIKNIPVDVYEAASIDGAGPARKFFSITLPIITPTILFNLITSIISSFQQVTLVMLLTGGGPLKSTYFYGLYTYNNAFKHHKLGYASANAWVMFIIILLLTAVVFKSSSAWVFYETEAKNSGAKKTKKKKGGRK; this is translated from the coding sequence ATGAAGCAGAGAAAATTCCTGAAGACGGCCACACCGTATTTGTTTATTATGCCGTGGATTATCGGGTTCCTTGTATTTACAATCGGTCCCCTGATTCTGTCTTTGATCATGAGCTTTTTTGACTGGCCGCTTACCACAGCACCAACATTCAGGGGACTTGGAAACTATATTGATATGTTTACAAAGGACAAACAGTTCTGGAAATCCCTTATAATCAGTTTGAAATATGCGGCAATTTTCGTACCGCTTAACATGATTATTGCATTGTTCCTTGCAATGCTGATTACACAGCCGGTTAAAGGAGTAAAAGTATTCCGTACAATTTTCTATATTCCGGCAGTTATCTCAGGTGTAGCGGTTTCTATCATCTGGGGATGGATCCTCAACGGAGATTATGGCGTACTGAATTATCTGTTATCTCTTCTGGGAATCAAAGGACCGAAGTGGCTGGTTGATCCGGCATGGGCACTCCTTGCAGTTATAATTGCAAGTGCGTTTGGTGTTGGAACGATGATGCTTATCTTCTACACAGATATCAAAAATATTCCGGTTGATGTATACGAAGCTGCATCTATTGATGGAGCAGGTCCTGCAAGAAAATTTTTCAGTATTACACTTCCGATTATTACACCTACAATTTTATTTAACCTGATTACGTCAATTATCAGTTCTTTCCAACAGGTAACATTGGTTATGCTTCTTACCGGAGGCGGACCGCTTAAATCTACCTACTTCTATGGACTGTATACATACAATAACGCATTCAAACATCACAAACTTGGATATGCCAGTGCAAACGCATGGGTAATGTTTATCATCATTCTGCTGCTGACTGCCGTGGTATTCAAGTCATCATCCGCATGGGTATTCTATGAGACAGAAGCTAAAAACAGCGGAGCAAAGAAAACAAAAAAGAAAAAAGGGGGTAGAAAGTAA
- a CDS encoding ABC transporter substrate-binding protein, whose product MKRKIAVMCVLALTGTMMLTACGNKKDSNNGKTSDGKTAIRFATWDVADDVDAQQKLVDKFNEEHDDIEVTLEAYGSDFDTKISAGMGSGDTPDVMYMWNYPAYADGLEPLDEYIDKEGDDYKNDFYSTLWNYNSLDGTTYGIPVGFTTHSLFYNKDLFVQAGVEEPTDDWTWSDLQAAAKTIEEKTGQKGFAFQMKPDPYDFEMYLWSNGTAYCDEDGQMAGQIDSKESQEVFKMFQDMEKDGYAIATEKNGTDEFRAGTVAMYVYGSWSIASLNEDGMNYGVAKIPSFDGKTSVSILSSSGLSISKDSKNKDAAWEFVKYWTGEECNKARIGMELPVLNSVVESEGIMDEPEYAPFYEMLEQSDGHTPASFLIEDWSEISENLSLSFEQIFNPSSYMDVKDVLKEAADAQ is encoded by the coding sequence ATGAAGAGGAAAATTGCAGTAATGTGCGTACTTGCACTTACAGGAACAATGATGCTGACTGCTTGTGGAAACAAGAAAGACAGTAATAATGGAAAGACAAGTGACGGAAAGACAGCAATACGTTTTGCAACATGGGATGTAGCTGATGATGTAGATGCTCAGCAGAAACTTGTAGATAAATTTAATGAGGAACATGATGACATTGAAGTAACACTGGAAGCATACGGAAGTGATTTTGATACAAAGATCAGTGCAGGTATGGGATCTGGAGATACACCGGATGTTATGTATATGTGGAACTACCCGGCATATGCAGATGGTCTTGAACCTCTGGATGAGTATATCGACAAAGAAGGCGATGACTATAAGAATGATTTCTACAGCACACTGTGGAATTACAACTCATTAGACGGAACAACATATGGTATTCCAGTGGGATTTACAACACATTCACTTTTCTATAACAAAGACCTTTTTGTACAGGCTGGTGTAGAAGAACCTACAGATGACTGGACATGGTCGGATCTTCAGGCAGCTGCCAAGACAATTGAAGAAAAGACAGGTCAGAAAGGTTTTGCATTCCAGATGAAACCAGATCCGTATGATTTTGAAATGTATCTGTGGAGCAATGGAACTGCTTATTGTGACGAAGACGGACAGATGGCAGGTCAGATTGATTCAAAAGAATCTCAGGAAGTATTTAAAATGTTCCAGGATATGGAAAAAGACGGATATGCAATTGCAACAGAAAAGAACGGAACTGATGAATTCCGTGCCGGTACAGTAGCAATGTATGTATATGGATCATGGTCAATTGCTTCGCTTAATGAGGATGGAATGAATTATGGTGTGGCAAAAATTCCTTCTTTTGACGGAAAGACCTCTGTAAGTATTCTGAGCTCTTCAGGACTTTCTATTTCAAAGGACAGCAAGAATAAAGATGCTGCATGGGAATTTGTAAAATACTGGACAGGCGAAGAATGCAACAAAGCAAGAATCGGTATGGAACTTCCGGTACTTAACAGTGTTGTAGAATCTGAAGGTATTATGGATGAACCAGAATATGCACCATTCTATGAGATGCTTGAGCAGAGTGATGGACATACTCCGGCAAGCTTCCTGATTGAAGACTGGTCAGAAATTTCAGAAAACCTCAGCTTATCATTTGAACAGATTTTCAATCCAAGCTCATACATGGATGTAAAAGATGTTTTAAAAGAAGCAGCAGACGCACAGTAA
- a CDS encoding carbohydrate ABC transporter permease → MKMSKKSKIVIYILLGLVAIYFLAPFIYMLFSAFKTEGEAIAYPPKLLPAEWHFENFINAWKSQPFGTYLWNSILVTVLTTVGQVLSCSLVAYGFARFNFKGKNILFMILLSTMMIPWDVTMIPQYMEFNLFGWINTLKPLIVPAWFGSAYYVFLMRQFLMGIPKDFEEAARIDGANQFQIYWKIFMPIMKPSLILVGVLNMLTVWNDYLGPLIFLQDRSKYTLALGLASFKGVHSTQIIPMLCITIIMIIPPIIIFIIAQKYIVEGTSGSIK, encoded by the coding sequence ATGAAGATGTCTAAAAAATCAAAAATTGTAATTTACATATTACTCGGACTGGTAGCCATTTACTTTCTTGCACCGTTTATTTACATGCTGTTTTCTGCATTTAAGACAGAAGGAGAAGCAATTGCATATCCGCCGAAACTTCTGCCGGCAGAATGGCATTTTGAGAACTTTATTAATGCATGGAAATCACAGCCGTTTGGAACATATCTTTGGAATTCAATTCTTGTAACAGTTCTGACAACAGTCGGACAGGTTCTTTCATGTTCACTGGTTGCTTATGGATTTGCAAGATTTAACTTTAAAGGAAAAAATATCCTCTTTATGATCCTGCTTTCAACAATGATGATTCCATGGGATGTTACCATGATTCCGCAGTACATGGAATTCAACTTATTCGGATGGATCAATACACTGAAGCCGCTGATCGTGCCGGCATGGTTCGGATCTGCCTATTATGTATTCCTGATGAGACAGTTCCTTATGGGAATCCCGAAGGATTTTGAGGAAGCAGCACGAATTGACGGCGCAAATCAGTTCCAGATTTACTGGAAGATTTTCATGCCGATCATGAAACCTTCATTGATTCTTGTCGGTGTACTTAATATGCTGACTGTATGGAATGACTATCTTGGACCACTCATTTTCTTACAGGACAGAAGCAAATATACATTGGCACTTGGACTTGCTTCATTTAAAGGAGTTCACAGTACACAGATTATTCCGATGCTTTGTATTACGATTATTATGATTATTCCGCCGATCATTATTTTCATTATCGCGCAGAAATATATTGTTGAAGGAACCAGTGGTTCTATCAAATAG